Below is a window of Fusobacteriaceae bacterium DNA.
TGTGGAGGGGATCAAGGAGAACGTCGAGACCGTGATCCGGGCCGCCATCGAGACCTTCCGGGCTCTTGGGGCCGAGATCGTCGACATCAGTCTCCCCCATACAAAATACGCCATACCGGCCTATTACGTGATCGCCCCGGCCGAGGCCAGCGCCAATCTTGCCCGCTATGACGGGATCCGCTACGGGCACAAGAGCAAAAACGCCGAAAACATCCTCGACCTCTATGTGAATTCGCGTTCCGAAGGCTTCGGCGACGAAGTCAAGCGCCGGATCATGATCGGAACCTATGTGTTGAGCGCGGGATTTTACGACGCTTACTTCAAAAAAGCGCAAAAAGTCAGACGCCTGATCAAACAGGACTATGACAGGGCCTTTGAGGCGGTGGACGTGATCTTGACGCCTACGGCCCCCAGCGTGGCCTTCAAGCTGACGGACGAAAAGACGCCGATTGAAATGTATCTTGAGGATATTTTCACGATTTCCTGCAACCTTGCGGGCATCCCCGGACTCGTGGTTCCCGCGGGCATTACGGGCGGGCTCCCGGTGGGCGTACAGCTCTTTGCCCGGGCTTTTGCGGAAGAGACGCTGATCCGGGCCGGTTCGGCTTTTGAACAGGCCAGAGGCCCCTGGTCGCTGCCGGAACTTTGAGGCCGCGTTTTCCCCGAAAAAGAAAGCAAAATCAGGGAAAATCAAAAGAAGAAGAGGAACAGAGGAGGTTACGATGCAAAAACAATGGGAATCGGTCATCGGTCTCGAGGTCCATTTGCAACTGAAGACCAAAACCAAGGTCTGGTGCGGATGCAGCGCGGACTATGACAAGGATCCGCCCAATACCCATACCTGCCCTATTTGCCTGGGGCATCCGGGGGCGCTGCCGCGGCTCAACAAAAAAGTCGTGGAGTACGCCCTCAAGGGGGCGCTTGCCCTAAATTGCCGCATAAACCGCGAAAGCGGCTTCGACCGGAAGAATTATTTTTATCCCGATATGCCGAAAAATTATCAAATTACACAATTTGACAGAGCTTACGCCGAAAAGGGGCGTCTCGAAGTTCGGCTCAAAAACGGCCGGGAAATTTCCGTCGGCATCACCAAGGTCCAGATCGAAGAGGATACGGGAAAATCCATCCACGTGGCCCACGAATCCCTGATGAATTACAACCGCTCGGGGATCCCCCTGATCGAGATCATCTCGGACCCCGACATGCGCTCGTCGGAAGAGGCCTACGAATACCTCAATACGCTCAAATCCGTGATCAAATACACGGGGATCAGCGACGTGTCCATGGAACTGGGATCGCTGCGCTGCGACGCCAACGTGTCGGTCATGGAAAAGGGCAGTCCAGTCTTCGGGACCCGGGTCGAAATCAAGAACATGAATTCCTTCAAGGCCGTAGCCCGGGCCATCGACTACGAGATCGGCCGGCAGATCACGACGCTGGAGGAAGGCGGCGAAATCTACCAGGAAACGCGGCTCTGGGACGAGGACCAGCAGATCACCTCCGTCATGCGGAGTAAGGAAGAAGCCATGGATTACCGGTATTTTCCGGAACCGGATCTCCTGAAGCTTGTCATCAGCGACGAAGAGATCGAGGCCATCCGCAAGACCCTTCCTGAGACCAAGGCTCACAAGACGGAACGCTTCCTCTCGGACTACGGCATTTCCTCCTACGACGCGAATCTGATCAGCGCCGATATCGAACTTTCGGACTATTACGAGGCCGTCGTCAAAGCCTCGGGCAATCCAAAGGCGGCCGCCAACTGGATTCTGGGCGACGTGTTCCGGGTCATGAAGGAAAGAGAAATCGGGATCGAAGCCTTCCCCATGCTCCCCGCGGATCTCGGGGCCATTATCCGGCTTATTGACGGCGGGACCATTTCCGGAAAATTGGGCAAGGAACTCTTTGAGAAAAAACTCTTTGACCCGCGCTCGCCGGAGACCATCGTCCGGGAGGACGGCATGTCGCAAGTCTCCGACAAATCGGCCATCGAGGCCCTCGTGAACGAAGTCCTCGGACGTTCGGGGAAAATGATCGACGACTACCACGCCGCCGACGAAGGCCGCAAGCCCCGGGTGCTGAAAGGACTCGTGGGTCAGGTCATGAAGGCCTCCCAGGGGAAGGCGAACCCCGCTCTGGTGACGGCCCTGATTGAGGAGCGTTTGCGCGGAAACGAATAAAACTTGCCCGGACATCTTGTATTTTTCCATGGACAAACGGGAAAAAAAACGCTATAATATAAGATATTTTTCTGCATGAAAAATAGTTATCACGCTTAAGAGGGTCATATTTTGATTAACATGAGGAGGTTATCGTTTTATGAGTGAAGCTGCTGTAAAAAAGAGTTTTACGGATCGCTTTCTGGACGTCGTGGAGGGGATTTGCAGCAAATTGCCGCCTCCGGCCATCTTGTTCTGCTGGCTGTTCCTGATCACGGCCATCCTGGGCGCGGTCTTTACGGCCACAGGGGTCAAGATGTTGAATCCGGCCACGGGCAAGGACGTCGTATCCCAGAATGTCTTTACCGCCGCCGGCGTAAAGTGGTTCCTGGAGAACATGGTCAAGAATTTTACGGGATTCGCGCCTCTGGGACTCGTGCTGACCATGACGCTGGCCATCGGTTTCTGTGAAGAATCGGGCATGCTGGTGGCTATGCTGCGCGGGATCCTGAAGAACGTCCCCCCGGCCATCGTGCCCTATGTGATCGCCTTTTTGGGCACCATGGGCAATCTGGCCTCCGATACGGCCATGGTTGTTATTCCGCCATTGGCGGCCGTCGTCTATATCGGGGTCAAGAAAAATCCAATCGCGGGCATGCTTGTGGGCTACGCGGGCGCCCAGGCGGGATTTTCGGCCAACCTGATGATCGCCGGAACGGACTCGCTGCTGCAGGGCCTTTCCAATAAAGCCATCGAGGCCTTTTTGGGGAACAACAATTTTACGATTGAGATCACCTGCAACTGGTACTTCATGATGGCGTCGACCTTCCTTTGCGCCTTCGTGATCGGCCTTGTGTCCATCGTGGTCATCGAACCGAGACTGGGGGTCTACACGCCGCCGGCCGATGTGGAGCCCGTCAAATTTGACGAGCTTATGCCCATCGAACGCAAGGGCCTGCGGATTTCCGGGATTACCGTAGCGATCTATATCGCGATTGTGGTCATCGGATATTTCGGCGGTCTCTTATCGAACAAAGGAAAACTGGTGGGTTCGCTGCTCCTGAGCGGTCTGATCCCGATTCTCTTTATTTTCTTCAGTTCGGCCGGTATCTCCTACGGAATCGCCACGAAGAAATTCAAAAACACCATTGACGTCAACAAAGCCATGGTAAAACAAATGAGCGGTATGGGCGCCTATGTGATCTTCTGCTTCTTCTGCGGCCAGTTCCAGTCGCTGTTCAACTGGACCCAACTGGGGACCATGCTCGCCATCAAGGGAGCGGACTTTTTGAAGAGCATCAAGTTTACGGGACGGCCCATGTGGGTGGCGTTTATCATCATCTGCGCCCTCGTCAACATCATCGTATCCTCGGGTTCGGCCAAATGGGCGATTTTGGCGCCGGTATTCGTCCCCATGTTCATGCTTCTGGGCTATCACCCCGGCTTTACCCAGCTGCTCTACAGATTGGGCGATTCCCCGGGCAACTGCTTTACGCCCATGTCGCCTTACATCTGGATGATTCTCTCGGTGGCCCAGCAAAAGTACAACAAGGACGTCAACATCGGGACGCTGATCTCCAACATGATCCCGGTGGCCATTGTGCTCCAGATCGCGTGGATCCTCTTCCTGCTCCTGTGGTCCATCGGCTACAGCCTGCCCATCGGACCCGGTGTCGGATATTTTATGCCCGCCGGAATCCTTTAATTCGCCCGAAAAACAATCTAAATGAGCGGAAAGGAAACAAAAAAAACGAAAATTTTTATAAAATTTTCAAAAAAACTATTGACTTTATAACACTTATGGGGTAAAATGCTATTGAGACTAAAAGTAATATAGATTTCTGTAACCCCCAGAATCTATGTAAGTCTTCGTTTTTTAACACTCCCCCGTGTTATAAAAAGTTGATCTAGGATTAGATCATAAAAGAGGATGCGCAAGCGTCCTCTTTTCTTTGGGAAATTTTCCCAAAAACCCCTTTTTATTGCCGGAAAAATGTGCTATAATGAATCAGTAAAAGATATTTGACGGAGGACTTTGAGGAAAGTGAAACGGACGGACTACATCAAATGGGACGAATATTTTATGGGCGTCGCCATCCTTTCAGGGAAACGGAGCAAGGACCCCAACACCCAGGTCGGGGCCTGTATCGTGTCGCCGGACAACAAAATCATCGGCGTCGGCTATAACGGTCTGCCGCTGGGCTGCAGCGACGACGACTTCCCCTGGGAGCGGGACGGGGATTTTCTCGAGACAAAATATCCCTTTGTGGTCCACGCGGAATTGAACGCGATCTTGAACAGCACCCGGGAACTTGCGGGCTGCCGGATTTACGTGGGGCTTTTCCCCTGCCACGAATGCTCCAAGGCCATTATCCAGAGCGGGATCCGTGAGATCATTTACCTTTCGGATAAGTACGCGGGTTCGGAATCGGACATCGCTTCCCGGAAAATGCTCGATATCGCCGGCGTCACCTACCGTCGCCTCGAAACCGGGCTTTCAAAACTGGAGCTTTCCTATGGCCGGGACTGAGAAAAAAGCCGTTTTTCTAGACCGCGACGGGACCGTCAACATCGAAAAGGCCTATTTATACAAGGCGGAGGATTTTGTTTTCGAAAGAGGCGCGATTGACGGTCTGCGGCGAATCAAGGCCCTCGGGTATCTCCTGATCGTCGTGACGAACCAGTCCGGCATCGCCCGGGGTTTTTACACGGAAGAGGACCTGGCCTTGCTTAACGCCTGGCTTATGGCAGAAACGAAGGCACTCGGCTGTGGGTTGGACGCGCTTTACTACTGCCCCCATCATCCGGACGAAGGAATCCCCCCCTACAGGAGGGAATGTGACTGCCGGAAGCCCAAAACGGGCATGATCGACCGGGCCGTAGCGGCCTTCGGCATAGACCGCGCCGCCTCTTACCTTGTCGGAGACAAGCGCTCTGATCTCCAAACGGCGCTTAACGCGGACCTGGCGCCTATTCTCGTGAGGACGGGCTACGGGCGGGAGACCGAAGCGGGGCTCGCGATTGCGGGCGACGCGCCGCGGGAGGTATCCGTATTCGATACGCTGCGGGATTTCGCGGACTGGCTCGAAAAGCGGCGGGCGTCGGCTCCGGCGGAGATTTTTCCGGAAAAAGCGAAAAAGGGTTGAGAATCTTTTCAAATCATGCTAAAATAGTTTATCTGCCCGAAGGATGTTAAAGATCATGAAATTATTGGAAGAACTCCTGAAAAATATGCGGATCGGCGTTCCCTCCGCCCTGCGCGTCGCCAAAGTCGTGATGGACAGCAGGAAAATCGAACAGGACGCGTTGTTTCTGGCGATCAACAACGGCAATAACTATGTGAAGGAAGCCCTGCAAAAAGGCGCTTCTCTTGTTGTGTGCGACAGAAATCAGGGTTTCACGGACCCGAGGGTTTACGAGTGCCCCGACACCGTGGCCTTTATGCAGGAACTGGCCCGGGAATACCGGAAGGCCATCGGCCTCAACGTCGTCGCCATTACCGGAAGCAACGGCAAAACGACGACCAAGGACATCCTGTACGGGATCCTCTCGACAAAATACAAAGTCAAAAAAACCGAGGGCAACCACAACAACGCCATCGGTCTCCCCTATACGCTGTTGCAGCTGGCCGAAGACGATGAAATCGTCGTCCTCGAAATGGGCATGAGCGCCCCGGGCGAGATTGACGCCCTTTGCGGCGTGGCCCTCCCCGACTGCGGCATCATCACCAATATCGGCGACTCCCATTTGGAGTTTTTGAAGACGCGGGAGAATGTTTTCCGGGCGAAAAAAGAAATGACAAACTATGTAGGACCCGGGGACCTCTATATCTGCGGCGACGACATGTTTCTCGCGACGCTGGACGGCATAAAGACCGGATTTTCAGAGACAAACGACGTTGTCATCAAGGAATACGCCGAAGGGGACGAGGGCGTCGAATTCAGCTTGAGTCAAAAAGGCCGGGAGACGAAGTACCGGCTGCCGCTGAACGGCAGACACAACGCCCTCAACGCGGCCCTTGCCGTAACGGTCGCCAAACGCTTCAAAATCACCCGGAAGCAGATCGAAAAGGCCCTGAAGGAGCTTTCGATCACGCCCATGCGCTTTGAGAAAATCGAAATCGACGGCGTCCGCTACATCAACGACGCCTATAACGCCAGCCCCGTATCCAT
It encodes the following:
- the gatB gene encoding Asp-tRNA(Asn)/Glu-tRNA(Gln) amidotransferase subunit GatB is translated as MQKQWESVIGLEVHLQLKTKTKVWCGCSADYDKDPPNTHTCPICLGHPGALPRLNKKVVEYALKGALALNCRINRESGFDRKNYFYPDMPKNYQITQFDRAYAEKGRLEVRLKNGREISVGITKVQIEEDTGKSIHVAHESLMNYNRSGIPLIEIISDPDMRSSEEAYEYLNTLKSVIKYTGISDVSMELGSLRCDANVSVMEKGSPVFGTRVEIKNMNSFKAVARAIDYEIGRQITTLEEGGEIYQETRLWDEDQQITSVMRSKEEAMDYRYFPEPDLLKLVISDEEIEAIRKTLPETKAHKTERFLSDYGISSYDANLISADIELSDYYEAVVKASGNPKAAANWILGDVFRVMKEREIGIEAFPMLPADLGAIIRLIDGGTISGKLGKELFEKKLFDPRSPETIVREDGMSQVSDKSAIEALVNEVLGRSGKMIDDYHAADEGRKPRVLKGLVGQVMKASQGKANPALVTALIEERLRGNE
- a CDS encoding AbgT family transporter, which gives rise to MSEAAVKKSFTDRFLDVVEGICSKLPPPAILFCWLFLITAILGAVFTATGVKMLNPATGKDVVSQNVFTAAGVKWFLENMVKNFTGFAPLGLVLTMTLAIGFCEESGMLVAMLRGILKNVPPAIVPYVIAFLGTMGNLASDTAMVVIPPLAAVVYIGVKKNPIAGMLVGYAGAQAGFSANLMIAGTDSLLQGLSNKAIEAFLGNNNFTIEITCNWYFMMASTFLCAFVIGLVSIVVIEPRLGVYTPPADVEPVKFDELMPIERKGLRISGITVAIYIAIVVIGYFGGLLSNKGKLVGSLLLSGLIPILFIFFSSAGISYGIATKKFKNTIDVNKAMVKQMSGMGAYVIFCFFCGQFQSLFNWTQLGTMLAIKGADFLKSIKFTGRPMWVAFIIICALVNIIVSSGSAKWAILAPVFVPMFMLLGYHPGFTQLLYRLGDSPGNCFTPMSPYIWMILSVAQQKYNKDVNIGTLISNMIPVAIVLQIAWILFLLLWSIGYSLPIGPGVGYFMPAGIL
- a CDS encoding dCMP deaminase family protein, whose translation is MKRTDYIKWDEYFMGVAILSGKRSKDPNTQVGACIVSPDNKIIGVGYNGLPLGCSDDDFPWERDGDFLETKYPFVVHAELNAILNSTRELAGCRIYVGLFPCHECSKAIIQSGIREIIYLSDKYAGSESDIASRKMLDIAGVTYRRLETGLSKLELSYGRD
- the gmhB gene encoding D-glycero-beta-D-manno-heptose 1,7-bisphosphate 7-phosphatase — encoded protein: MAGTEKKAVFLDRDGTVNIEKAYLYKAEDFVFERGAIDGLRRIKALGYLLIVVTNQSGIARGFYTEEDLALLNAWLMAETKALGCGLDALYYCPHHPDEGIPPYRRECDCRKPKTGMIDRAVAAFGIDRAASYLVGDKRSDLQTALNADLAPILVRTGYGRETEAGLAIAGDAPREVSVFDTLRDFADWLEKRRASAPAEIFPEKAKKG
- a CDS encoding UDP-N-acetylmuramoyl-tripeptide--D-alanyl-D-alanine ligase, with translation MKLLEELLKNMRIGVPSALRVAKVVMDSRKIEQDALFLAINNGNNYVKEALQKGASLVVCDRNQGFTDPRVYECPDTVAFMQELAREYRKAIGLNVVAITGSNGKTTTKDILYGILSTKYKVKKTEGNHNNAIGLPYTLLQLAEDDEIVVLEMGMSAPGEIDALCGVALPDCGIITNIGDSHLEFLKTRENVFRAKKEMTNYVGPGDLYICGDDMFLATLDGIKTGFSETNDVVIKEYAEGDEGVEFSLSQKGRETKYRLPLNGRHNALNAALAVTVAKRFKITRKQIEKALKELSITPMRFEKIEIDGVRYINDAYNASPVSMRCALETFRGIYADCHKIAVLGDMLELGPNEVNFHKDLLREGVGQGIDEFFLFGPRMRKALDLLEESDREGIRYFSSKDDIRKAIAKKKAATPRLAVLVKGSRGMAMEEILDR